The Deinococcus wulumuqiensis R12 genome has a window encoding:
- a CDS encoding LptA/OstA family protein: protein MKKIALFAAVTVALAPAVLAAQSKPGTTTPGSSTEKRIINFQGAPTGNLRTGPLTFTGNPVRATVSTLQITAPKAVLSAPAGTPIVEAKGKRTGEFSGPVNVSRGRLSAKGGSLTYSEASGTGVLKGNPSATFVPEDKKDGDTVTITAGQMSLDVDTNVSTSTGSVKLVSGDQTGRADKLVFDEDRELAQLTGSPSLTRAAGAGQKELVISGAEVRALTKDKTLYVRGGVKLVQGTTTTTGDAVYYNDAKDVAYVVGNAVSVDSRSKVTLRAPKSGYLEQNTKFARVSVKNSGFSIPAAQFKLRGEK, encoded by the coding sequence ATGAAAAAGATTGCCCTGTTCGCCGCCGTGACCGTTGCCCTGGCTCCCGCCGTCCTCGCCGCCCAGTCCAAGCCGGGCACGACCACCCCGGGCAGCAGCACCGAGAAACGCATCATCAATTTTCAGGGCGCGCCCACCGGCAACCTGCGCACCGGGCCGCTGACGTTTACCGGCAACCCGGTCAGGGCGACGGTGAGCACGCTGCAAATCACCGCGCCCAAGGCGGTCCTCAGCGCCCCCGCCGGGACGCCCATCGTGGAAGCCAAGGGCAAGCGCACCGGCGAATTCAGCGGCCCGGTCAACGTGTCGCGGGGTCGCCTGAGCGCCAAGGGCGGCAGCCTGACCTACAGCGAAGCGTCGGGCACCGGCGTCCTGAAGGGCAACCCCAGCGCGACTTTCGTGCCGGAAGACAAGAAGGACGGCGACACCGTGACCATCACCGCCGGGCAGATGAGCCTGGACGTGGACACCAACGTCTCGACCAGCACCGGCAGCGTCAAGCTGGTCAGCGGCGACCAGACGGGCCGCGCCGACAAACTGGTGTTCGACGAGGACCGCGAACTCGCGCAGCTCACCGGCAGCCCCAGCCTGACCCGTGCGGCGGGGGCGGGCCAGAAGGAACTGGTCATCAGCGGCGCCGAGGTGCGGGCGCTGACCAAGGACAAGACGCTGTACGTGCGCGGCGGCGTCAAGCTGGTGCAGGGCACCACCACGACCACGGGCGACGCGGTGTACTACAACGACGCCAAGGACGTGGCCTACGTGGTCGGCAACGCGGTCAGCGTGGACTCCAGGAGCAAGGTGACGCTGCGGGCGCCCAAAAGCGGCTACCTGGAGCAGAACACCAAGTTCGCCCGCGTGAGCGTGAAAAACAGCGGCTTCAGTATCCCGGCGGCGCAGTTCAAGCTGCGCGGCGAGAAGTAA
- a CDS encoding hemolysin family protein yields the protein MSAGGDVLGTVVVPVAVIVTLVLVNGLFVAAEFALVAARRSRLEQLAEGGSGAARWLLGVFDRPNGKDGYIAVAQLGITLASIGLGMYGEPAVAKWLYGPFERWGLGHDAAHTAGFIVALSFITFMHVVFGEMIPKALALQTPEQVSLRINPLMRVFGFVFRPLVAVLGWLALALMRLLRVPEPDKRASLYTSKELAIVTEESAESGQIGDVQRSLIHNIFELEERTAGELMTSRSRMEVLPAGAAPAEVYARLAASPRSRYPVSDGSLDQIVGVLHVKDFMRARVQGQRLNLAGLVRPLPNVAASATAEDLLALFKRERVHAALVVDEFGGTLGFVTMDDLIADVIEEEEVTGGDWVQVHPDGSLTLDGEVTLAELREDYDLNLHHDEVNTVAGLLLAEHGTVPEVGTTVHVQGHDLTAEAVRGIKIVRVRVRPVATPD from the coding sequence GTGAGCGCCGGGGGAGACGTGCTGGGCACGGTGGTGGTGCCGGTGGCGGTCATCGTGACGCTGGTGCTGGTCAACGGCCTGTTCGTGGCCGCCGAATTCGCGCTGGTCGCGGCGCGGCGCTCGCGGCTGGAACAGCTCGCCGAGGGCGGGAGCGGCGCGGCCCGCTGGCTGCTGGGGGTGTTCGACCGGCCCAACGGCAAGGACGGCTACATCGCTGTCGCGCAGCTGGGCATCACCCTCGCCAGCATCGGGTTGGGGATGTACGGCGAACCGGCGGTGGCCAAGTGGCTCTACGGCCCGTTCGAACGCTGGGGTCTGGGCCACGACGCCGCGCACACGGCGGGCTTTATCGTCGCGCTGAGCTTCATCACCTTCATGCACGTGGTGTTCGGGGAAATGATTCCCAAGGCGCTGGCGCTGCAGACGCCGGAGCAGGTCAGCCTCCGCATCAATCCGCTCATGCGGGTCTTCGGGTTCGTGTTTCGTCCGCTGGTGGCGGTGCTGGGCTGGCTGGCGCTGGCGCTGATGCGGCTGCTGCGTGTTCCTGAACCCGACAAACGCGCCTCGCTCTACACCTCCAAGGAACTCGCCATCGTGACCGAGGAAAGCGCCGAGAGCGGGCAGATCGGGGACGTGCAGCGCAGCCTGATTCACAACATCTTCGAGCTGGAGGAGCGCACCGCCGGGGAACTGATGACCTCGCGCAGCCGCATGGAAGTGCTGCCGGCGGGGGCCGCGCCCGCCGAGGTCTATGCCCGCCTCGCCGCGTCGCCGCGCAGCCGCTACCCGGTGAGCGACGGCTCGCTGGACCAGATCGTGGGCGTGCTGCACGTCAAGGACTTCATGCGGGCGCGGGTGCAGGGGCAGCGCCTGAACCTTGCGGGCCTGGTGCGGCCCCTGCCGAACGTGGCCGCGAGTGCCACCGCCGAGGACCTGCTCGCCCTGTTCAAACGCGAGCGCGTCCACGCCGCCCTGGTGGTGGACGAATTCGGCGGCACCCTGGGCTTCGTCACCATGGACGACCTGATTGCCGACGTGATCGAGGAGGAGGAAGTGACCGGAGGCGACTGGGTGCAGGTCCATCCCGACGGCTCGCTGACGCTGGACGGCGAAGTCACCCTCGCCGAACTGCGCGAGGACTATGACCTGAACCTCCACCACGACGAGGTGAACACGGTGGCGGGGCTGCTCCTGGCCGAACACGGCACCGTGCCGGAGGTGGGCACCACCGTCCACGTTCAGGGCCACGACCTGACCGCCGAGGCCGTGCGGGGCATCAAAATCGTGCGGGTGCGGGTGCGCCCGGTGGCTACGCCGGACTGA
- a CDS encoding TM2 domain-containing protein yields the protein MTDKDRDLTPQGNAPSWVDEVLASSSPAAPRPVEGRHGPVSDAAPDSAGRTASGWEDWPPSPSTSGHTAPGYGASGHGASGYSDPARDLRLPEDPPRPVAPPPAAARTDSPRFDADDWVARATGGQVRDPRVGGAPTRTTTTTYAAAPQTDAWGEPLRSGPVPGSPASPVALPLREDIGQKKLVAGLLGIFLGSLGVHKFYLGQNTAGLLMLAVNLGVWALAIVLSLLTLGFGAVVLFPLAGFVSSVLGVVGLIEGIIYLTKSDADFQRDYLYGKKAWF from the coding sequence ATGACCGACAAGGACCGTGACCTGACCCCGCAAGGCAACGCCCCGTCGTGGGTGGACGAAGTGCTGGCTTCGTCGTCGCCCGCCGCCCCGCGCCCGGTGGAAGGTCGGCACGGCCCCGTGAGCGACGCGGCCCCCGACAGCGCCGGCCGCACGGCGAGCGGCTGGGAGGACTGGCCGCCCAGCCCCAGCACTTCGGGACACACCGCTCCGGGATACGGGGCTTCGGGACACGGAGCTTCGGGATACAGCGACCCGGCGCGTGACCTGCGCCTGCCCGAAGACCCCCCCCGCCCGGTGGCCCCTCCCCCCGCCGCTGCCAGGACCGACTCGCCCCGCTTCGATGCCGACGACTGGGTGGCCCGCGCCACCGGGGGACAGGTGCGCGACCCGCGCGTGGGCGGCGCACCGACCCGGACCACCACGACCACCTACGCGGCGGCGCCGCAGACCGACGCCTGGGGCGAGCCGCTGCGCTCCGGGCCGGTGCCCGGTTCCCCCGCCTCCCCGGTGGCCCTGCCGCTGCGCGAGGACATCGGGCAAAAGAAGCTGGTGGCCGGGTTGCTGGGCATTTTTCTGGGCAGCCTGGGCGTCCACAAGTTCTACCTGGGCCAGAACACGGCGGGACTGCTGATGCTGGCGGTCAACCTGGGGGTGTGGGCACTCGCCATCGTGCTTTCTCTGCTCACGCTGGGGTTCGGAGCGGTCGTGCTGTTTCCGCTGGCCGGGTTCGTCAGCAGTGTGCTGGGCGTCGTCGGGCTGATTGAGGGCATCATCTATCTGACCAAGTCCGACGCCGACTTTCAGCGCGATTACCTCTACGGCAAAAAAGCCTGGTTCTGA
- a CDS encoding LptA/OstA family protein produces the protein MPERRALAVLLLTLALGGGVWAQDRASAPPPVTPTAHEQAGRCVEGTEQTCMDLVRRSKDGQERRIMVIRTGSDDSTGIYTLCTPQEDEPEDAPNVGVFSESGAGGIRIIIDKNLIQAPLAVVTQQSAEGNQEGSDGKVEASSGTARFLDEVPEGQTDRLSRCGVAVERQPRPGTVQVTQGKTQLTGQTLNYDGADGIARIAGPITFQRDDQADPLSGESKNIEINVDTEATLLVGDVVLRSKGGRVSRAGRVEYDDQASTARLYATPEQPAESVRGNDVLRITSGVIVYNLEKNEVYANAGEGGNISGEFLDEAAPDRAP, from the coding sequence ATGCCCGAACGCCGAGCACTTGCGGTCCTGCTCCTGACGCTGGCGCTGGGGGGGGGCGTCTGGGCACAGGACCGGGCGTCGGCCCCTCCTCCGGTCACGCCCACCGCCCATGAACAGGCCGGGCGCTGCGTGGAAGGGACCGAGCAGACCTGCATGGACCTCGTGCGCCGCAGCAAGGACGGTCAGGAGCGCCGCATCATGGTGATTCGCACCGGCAGCGACGACAGCACCGGCATCTATACCCTGTGCACCCCGCAGGAGGACGAACCCGAGGACGCCCCGAACGTGGGTGTGTTCAGCGAAAGCGGCGCGGGCGGCATCCGCATCATCATCGACAAGAACCTGATTCAGGCGCCGCTGGCGGTGGTGACCCAGCAGTCTGCCGAGGGCAACCAGGAGGGCAGCGACGGCAAGGTAGAGGCCAGCAGCGGCACCGCCCGTTTTCTCGACGAGGTGCCGGAGGGCCAGACCGACCGGCTCTCGCGCTGCGGCGTGGCGGTCGAGCGCCAGCCCAGGCCCGGTACGGTGCAGGTGACCCAGGGCAAGACCCAGCTGACCGGACAGACGCTGAACTACGACGGCGCCGACGGGATTGCCCGCATTGCCGGACCCATCACCTTCCAGCGCGACGACCAGGCAGACCCGCTGTCGGGCGAGAGCAAAAACATCGAGATCAATGTAGACACCGAGGCGACCCTGCTGGTCGGGGACGTGGTGCTGCGCAGCAAGGGCGGACGGGTAAGCAGAGCGGGCCGGGTCGAGTACGACGATCAGGCCAGCACCGCTCGGCTCTACGCCACCCCCGAGCAGCCTGCCGAAAGCGTGCGCGGCAACGACGTGCTCAGGATCACCAGCGGCGTGATCGTCTATAACCTCGAAAAGAACGAGGTCTACGCCAATGCGGGCGAGGGCGGCAACATCAGTGGCGAGTTTCTGGATGAGGCGGCGCCCGATAGAGCGCCCTGA
- a CDS encoding S8 family peptidase: MNARLVAGTLTLTLILASCGSQQNVPAATPQPDAAASAPQRTRALAPLLGTDKADAIPGQYIVVFSEGASSGGLSAQSAGSRLSGLSADQLVRALNLDPQGVTVQNIYDQALEGFSGKLSAQNLQALRADKRVKYIEQDGRMYASATQSGATWGLDRVDQRNLPLDGNYVYGSTASGVKAYIIDTGINTSHTNFGGRAVWGTNTTGDGKNYDCQGHGTHVAGTVGSGTYGVAKGVSLVAVKVLGCDGSGTNSGIIAGINWAVSNKGSAAAVANLSLGGGASQATDDAVNSAAAKNLIMAVAAGNENQNACNVSPARAASAITVGSTTRTDARSSFSNYGSCLDLFAPGSDITSTWIGSTTATNTISGTSMATPHVAGAAALLIAAGNTTNSAVTSALLNNATTGKVTGANGSANRLLYTGSGSAAPAPTPGTTTTYSGSVSSGANSYKPGTAGFSYAGGTLTGKLSGPSGTDFDLYLQKYNGSSWVDVAASEGSGSTESINYAATSGTYRWEVYAYSGSGSYTLTETK, translated from the coding sequence ATGAACGCACGTCTGGTTGCTGGCACCCTTACCCTCACCCTGATTCTCGCGTCCTGCGGCTCGCAGCAAAACGTGCCTGCGGCCACCCCCCAGCCGGATGCGGCGGCTTCGGCCCCCCAGCGCACCCGCGCCCTGGCACCGCTGCTCGGCACCGACAAGGCCGACGCCATCCCCGGTCAGTACATCGTGGTGTTCAGCGAAGGAGCGTCCAGCGGTGGCCTCAGCGCCCAGAGTGCGGGCAGCCGCCTGAGCGGCCTCAGCGCCGACCAGCTCGTGCGCGCCCTGAACCTCGACCCCCAGGGCGTGACGGTCCAGAACATCTACGACCAGGCCCTCGAAGGCTTTTCCGGCAAGCTCAGCGCCCAGAACCTTCAGGCGCTGCGGGCCGACAAGCGCGTGAAGTACATCGAGCAGGACGGCAGAATGTACGCCAGCGCCACCCAGTCGGGCGCCACCTGGGGCCTGGACCGCGTCGACCAGCGCAACCTGCCGCTCGACGGCAACTACGTCTATGGCTCCACCGCCAGCGGCGTGAAGGCGTACATCATCGACACCGGCATCAACACCAGCCACACCAACTTCGGCGGGCGCGCGGTCTGGGGCACCAACACCACCGGCGACGGCAAGAACTACGACTGCCAGGGCCACGGCACCCACGTCGCCGGGACGGTCGGCAGCGGCACCTACGGCGTCGCCAAGGGCGTGTCCCTGGTTGCCGTGAAGGTGCTGGGCTGCGACGGCTCGGGCACCAACTCGGGCATCATCGCCGGAATCAACTGGGCGGTGAGCAACAAGGGCAGCGCTGCGGCTGTCGCCAACCTCAGTCTCGGCGGCGGCGCCAGCCAGGCCACCGACGACGCGGTCAACAGCGCCGCCGCCAAGAACCTCATCATGGCGGTCGCGGCGGGCAACGAAAACCAGAACGCCTGCAACGTGTCCCCGGCCCGCGCCGCGAGTGCCATCACTGTCGGCAGCACCACCCGGACCGACGCCCGCAGCTCGTTCAGCAACTACGGCAGCTGCCTGGACCTCTTCGCTCCCGGCAGTGACATCACCAGCACCTGGATCGGTTCGACCACCGCCACCAACACCATCAGCGGGACCAGCATGGCGACCCCGCACGTGGCGGGCGCCGCCGCCCTGCTGATCGCGGCGGGCAACACGACCAACAGCGCCGTGACGAGCGCCCTGCTGAACAATGCCACCACCGGCAAGGTCACGGGCGCCAACGGCAGCGCCAACCGTCTGCTCTACACCGGCAGCGGCTCGGCGGCCCCGGCCCCCACGCCCGGCACGACCACCACCTACAGCGGCAGCGTGAGCAGCGGCGCGAACAGCTACAAGCCCGGCACCGCAGGCTTTTCCTACGCGGGCGGCACCCTCACCGGCAAGCTGAGTGGCCCGAGCGGGACCGATTTTGACCTCTACCTCCAGAAGTACAACGGCAGCAGCTGGGTGGACGTCGCTGCCAGCGAAGGGAGCGGCAGCACCGAGAGCATCAACTACGCGGCGACCTCGGGCACCTACCGCTGGGAGGTCTACGCCTACTCCGGCTCCGGCAGCTACACCCTGACCGAAACGAAGTAA
- the paaI gene encoding hydroxyphenylacetyl-CoA thioesterase PaaI, translated as MSYTEALGMTVLEASPERTRVALTVTAAGLNMHGTAHGGLVFSLADEAFAVISNLDVQAVAAETHLSFFRAAREGERLVAVATPERVARTLATYRVEVRRGEEGEVLALFLGTVSRRDRQGEERTS; from the coding sequence ATGTCCTACACCGAAGCCCTGGGGATGACCGTACTCGAAGCCTCGCCCGAACGGACCCGCGTGGCCCTGACCGTCACGGCGGCGGGGCTGAACATGCACGGCACGGCGCACGGCGGGCTGGTGTTCAGCCTGGCCGACGAAGCCTTCGCCGTCATCAGCAATCTGGACGTGCAGGCGGTGGCCGCCGAGACGCATCTGAGCTTTTTCCGCGCTGCCCGTGAAGGCGAGCGGCTGGTGGCCGTCGCGACCCCGGAACGGGTGGCCCGCACCCTGGCGACCTATCGGGTGGAGGTGCGCCGGGGGGAGGAAGGCGAGGTGCTGGCCCTCTTTCTGGGCACGGTGTCGCGGCGGGACAGGCAAGGCGAAGAGAGAACCAGTTGA
- a CDS encoding hemolysin family protein: MSALLPVLVILVMVAVNALYVAAEFATVGSRRSRVQEAAENGNRAAVSLLDILKDPKRLDNYVAACQIGITLSSLVAGAYGQAQLTPLLTPYFGAAGQGVAVLLTLVLITALQVVLGELLPKTVALRYPERLALATLVPMQFSQWLFTPLIKLFNGTAFALMRAWKLNADHSHAHVHSPEELEGLYRESAAGGLIDAAERDMLAGVLNVEERVVREIMTPRTRLVTVSQDLRVGEALPRLTASPYSRFPVTGEGDDVVGVVHLRSLYLVAETHPATLVRAVMRQPLVVAEVMSVPDLWRKLREAGRHSAVVVSEYGSVSGMVTLEDALEEIFGEMQDEFDHEEDPIVVQGSRVAVRGDVLVEALNARFDLDYPTDEVDTMSGLVWNALGRLPLIGDEVQLGDNPVLRVEAMEKRAVTRVGLTLPRGEA, encoded by the coding sequence TTGAGTGCCCTCCTGCCCGTGCTGGTCATCCTGGTGATGGTCGCGGTCAATGCCCTGTACGTGGCCGCCGAGTTCGCCACCGTCGGCTCGCGGCGCTCGCGGGTGCAGGAGGCCGCCGAAAACGGCAACCGGGCGGCGGTCAGCCTCCTCGACATCCTCAAAGACCCCAAGCGCCTCGACAATTACGTGGCCGCCTGCCAGATCGGAATCACGCTCTCGAGTCTGGTGGCCGGTGCCTACGGTCAGGCCCAGCTCACGCCGCTGCTCACGCCGTATTTCGGGGCGGCGGGTCAGGGCGTGGCGGTGCTGCTCACCCTCGTCCTGATCACGGCGTTGCAGGTCGTCCTCGGGGAGCTGTTGCCCAAGACGGTCGCGCTGCGTTACCCGGAGCGTCTGGCGCTCGCCACCCTGGTGCCGATGCAGTTCAGCCAGTGGCTGTTTACGCCCCTCATCAAACTGTTCAACGGCACCGCCTTTGCCCTGATGCGGGCCTGGAAACTGAACGCCGACCACAGCCACGCCCACGTCCACTCGCCCGAGGAACTTGAGGGGCTGTACCGCGAGAGTGCGGCGGGGGGCCTGATCGACGCCGCCGAACGCGACATGCTCGCCGGGGTGCTGAACGTGGAGGAGCGCGTGGTGCGCGAAATCATGACGCCGCGCACCCGGCTGGTCACGGTGTCCCAGGACCTCAGAGTGGGCGAGGCGCTGCCCCGGCTGACCGCCAGTCCCTACTCGCGCTTTCCGGTGACCGGCGAAGGCGACGACGTGGTGGGGGTCGTGCATCTGCGCTCGCTGTATCTGGTGGCCGAAACCCACCCGGCCACGCTGGTCCGCGCCGTCATGCGTCAGCCGCTGGTCGTGGCCGAGGTCATGAGCGTGCCGGACCTGTGGCGCAAGCTGCGCGAGGCCGGGCGCCACAGCGCGGTGGTCGTGAGCGAGTACGGCAGCGTGTCGGGCATGGTGACGCTGGAAGACGCGCTGGAGGAGATTTTCGGAGAAATGCAGGACGAATTCGACCACGAAGAAGACCCCATCGTCGTGCAGGGGAGCCGGGTCGCGGTGCGCGGCGACGTGCTGGTGGAGGCCCTCAACGCCCGCTTCGATCTCGACTACCCCACCGACGAGGTGGACACCATGAGCGGGCTGGTGTGGAACGCCCTGGGGCGGCTGCCGCTGATCGGGGACGAGGTGCAGCTCGGCGACAACCCGGTCCTGCGCGTGGAAGCGATGGAAAAGCGGGCGGTCACCCGCGTCGGCCTGACCCTGCCCCGGGGTGAAGCGTGA